In Nocardia yunnanensis, one DNA window encodes the following:
- a CDS encoding MFS transporter → MSSPSATEPGWAPTGRTVAAVCAVGILVVGQLYVVLPVLNKLAADWDTSKSAATWTTTAFGLAYGVGFLVTGPLSDRWGRRPVIVGGLLATVVSSLLVAAAPGLVSGLAARILQGLTASFFAPAAFAYLSERIAPERRVFALTCLTSSFLGAGVVAQVLAQLIGNALGWHAIFVAGAIVFVLSAVLLRVVLQAPAGSGDTNETAAKDDSTHEGSGVRGALAPYVFLLRQSRLALLYLSCLAILGSFVGIYTGIQLAPPAGIGSGNTALLALRASAIPAMVAVPLLAGRLGSIAPATRLVTALAAAAVAVAVTTIPWGGVWVAVWLFVFVTAVAVAAPAAVQAIAVSAGAARGTATALYTFALFVGASAGPQLANLAARVGYSAVALSMAAAAAVGAALARAASRARVPVSIGVVETVRE, encoded by the coding sequence GTGAGCTCGCCCTCGGCTACTGAGCCCGGCTGGGCCCCGACCGGGCGCACCGTCGCGGCCGTGTGCGCGGTCGGGATCCTGGTGGTCGGGCAGCTGTACGTGGTGCTGCCGGTGCTGAACAAGCTTGCGGCGGACTGGGATACGTCCAAGTCCGCGGCGACGTGGACCACCACCGCCTTCGGGCTGGCCTACGGCGTGGGATTCCTGGTGACCGGGCCGCTGTCGGACCGGTGGGGGCGGCGGCCGGTCATCGTCGGCGGACTGCTGGCCACCGTCGTGAGCTCGTTGCTGGTGGCTGCCGCGCCCGGCTTGGTCAGCGGACTGGCGGCGCGCATCCTGCAAGGGCTCACCGCGTCCTTCTTCGCCCCGGCCGCGTTCGCCTATCTCTCGGAACGCATCGCGCCGGAGCGTCGCGTCTTCGCGCTCACCTGCCTGACCAGTTCCTTCCTCGGGGCGGGGGTGGTGGCGCAGGTGCTGGCCCAGCTCATCGGCAACGCACTGGGCTGGCATGCCATCTTCGTGGCGGGCGCGATCGTGTTCGTGCTGTCGGCGGTGCTGCTACGGGTGGTGCTGCAAGCGCCGGCCGGTTCGGGAGATACGAACGAGACTGCGGCGAAAGATGATTCGACGCACGAGGGATCAGGGGTGCGAGGGGCGTTAGCGCCCTACGTGTTTCTGCTGCGGCAGTCGCGCCTGGCGCTGCTCTACCTGAGCTGCCTGGCCATCCTGGGCTCGTTCGTGGGCATCTACACCGGCATCCAACTCGCCCCGCCCGCGGGCATCGGTTCCGGCAATACGGCCCTGCTGGCATTGCGCGCCAGCGCGATTCCGGCCATGGTCGCGGTCCCGCTGCTCGCCGGGCGTCTGGGTTCGATCGCACCGGCGACCCGATTGGTCACCGCCTTGGCCGCGGCGGCGGTGGCGGTGGCGGTCACCACGATTCCCTGGGGCGGCGTCTGGGTCGCGGTGTGGTTGTTCGTGTTCGTGACCGCCGTCGCGGTCGCCGCGCCGGCGGCGGTGCAGGCGATCGCCGTGTCCGCGGGCGCGGCGCGCGGCACTGCCACGGCGCTGTACACCTTCGCCTTGTTCGTCGGGGCCAGCGCTGGACCGCAGCTCGCCAATCTGGCTGCCCGCGTGGGCTATTCGGCTGTCGCACTGTCGATGGCAGCGGCGGCGGCGGTCGGCGCGGCGCTGGCGCGGGCGGCGTCCCGCGCGCGAGTTCCGGTTTCGATCGGCGTGGTCGAAACTGTTCGTGAATAA